DNA from Deltaproteobacteria bacterium:
CCCGATCCGAGCGGTCAGCTGTGGACGCGCGATCGGATCAAGGGTCCCAAGGGGCTCCTCGTGATGTTTATCTGCAACCACTGCCCGTTCGTCAAACATATCGCCAGTGAGCTGGCGCGCTTGGGTAAGGATTTGGCAGCCGATGGTATTGGTGTGGTGGCGATCAGTTCTAATGACGTCGCAAATTATCCGGACGATCGCCCTGAATTAATGGCGCTTGAAGCCAAGCATCGGGGCTACACGTTTCCCTATCTGTACGATGCTAGCCAGGATGTGGCTAAAGCCTTTCAGGCAGCCTGTACGCCAGATTTTTTCCTCTACGACAACGCGCTGCGCCTTGTTTACCGCGGGCAACTAGACGCTTCCAGGCCAGGCAATGAAACCCCCGTCACCGGTCAGGATCTGCGCCGGGCCGCGGCGGCTCTCGTGGCGGGGCAGGCTGTGCCTGAACCCCAGATACCGAGCATCGGATGCAATATCAAGTGGCGGCCAGCACACTGATCGCGCACCATGGGGCCCAGGTCATCCGACATCGCGCAGAATCAAGACCTCGCCTTTTTTGACGGTCACGGTCTCGATTTTGCTGCGACGTCCGCCCGACTGTATTTTGATCGTGTGTTTCCCGCTTTTGAGTCTCAGACGCGTGATCGCAAATGACTCCGGCAGGAGGGTCCAGCTGCGGGTGTCAGCTGTTTCGGTAACTACGGCGAAGATATTGACGGCGAGTCCCGCTAGTGGCCCGTAATTTTGGTAAGCCTGTTCAGCAATCTGTCCTTTGGCAATGAGTCTGGCGGCGCTTTTCGCCACCAAGCGACCGCGCCTATCCTCTAGGGTGGCATGAGCAATGGCATTGAGATCCTCGACGTTTTCGGCTTGATGTAATTTATCGTCGGATCCGGTAATGATGCCGCTTTGACCAAAGTAGGAACGGCCTTGGGCCCGTATGACGGGAAAACTAAAACGCACAACTTGGCGGCCGAAGGTAAAGGCGAAGCTCTCCGATGTTTTGATAGCGATATGGCCGAGTTCATGAACGACGACCACTTCGCCGCTATCCCGGTCATCGAGCTCCGCCTTGGCCGCATCGACTAAGCGCGGAAAATCCCGTTGCAGTTCTTTCATCCGGTCCTGACGTCCCCGTTGGGCCAAAAGGCGATAGAGCGCCTTAACTAACTGGTCGGGAACACCGCCGTTCACGAACTGGGCGAAGTTGCCGCGGTAGGATGCCAGGGCTTTATTGTAGTCGATAATGGCATCGTCAACTTCGCCCCTTGCTTCATAGATGATGCCCGAGAGATACCTAGCAAAGGCATCTTCCGCGTATCGGTCCTTGTGATCCTCGTAGGCGGCATTGATCTGGGCAAGCTTACTGTTGATCTTGCGTGCCTCGACCCGCGCAGCCTCGAGATCTCCCGAGGCTATGTAGGACAAGGCCAGCTCCGTATGGATGGCTACTTTTTCGTAGTCTTCACCGCTATAATCCGTCGATGCGTCACTCACCACAAAGGACGTAGCTGTGCGGCTGATACTAGTCGTATAGAGATCATCAGCGATTTTATCGGCATTAATGAGTAGGGTGCGCGCCTTGGCGACGTCACCCATGCGATCAAGGATCATCGCCTTCTCTAAGTTATAGAGAAGCTTATTCTTGTCCTCCGTGAGCGAGGACTTGTCTATTTTTGCGATAGCTTGTTGGTAGCTACCGTCGCGGTAGTCGATGCGAATTGTTTGCGTCTCGTCGGTGTACGAGGCACAGGCAGTCATCAAGAGCATGGCCATACAGCAAGTGAGCCGTCGCGACCATGCTCTATGATGGAGAAGCGTCTGATTTAGCGGTAGAGTCATCACCACGAAGCGCCTGAGCGTTTGAAACGTTTTTTGACTTCGTACTTGGTCGACCATTCGATCTCCTGCGTCTCGATGCTCGTGAGCGTCAGGTTGGTTTGGTAGTTGACGGTCTTAAGTCCATCCATCTGATGGACGCTGCTGCTGATGTTGCCGCTGAGTATGAAGTCGGCACCGATGGCGCGTCCCTCTTTTTTTGCGGTGGCTTTATTAACGGCGCCACTTTGTTGGTACTTGAGTTCGTCGAGGATTTTCTGGCGCGACTCTTTGTTGACAAAGCGGACTTTGCCCGAATTGATGAGCTCATCTTGGATATAATCAGTAAGTTGTTTAACGTCGAGGTGCTCATCCGTGCGGTTTTCGACATCCATGACGACCACGACCGGCTTGGCATTGCGGTGGCCGGATTTGTAGCCCTCGAGCCATGGCTTTTCCAGCATACCTTTGATCATGTGCTCGGCGGTTTTACGGGCATCTGTTTCGTTCCACTTGTCATCGACAATTTCGGCCTTGGCTGGATCTGCGTATTCCCCCTGAAACGAAGGTGTACATGCAACGGCGGTCATGGCGACGACCGCTGCGAGACCAAGACGGCGCGATAAGATGCTGCCCAGACGCAACGTGGTGCTTTTCTTCATAATCGGTCATT
Protein-coding regions in this window:
- a CDS encoding thioredoxin family protein, encoding MARTPSVMPPLGGVAPDFTLPDPSGQLWTRDRIKGPKGLLVMFICNHCPFVKHIASELARLGKDLAADGIGVVAISSNDVANYPDDRPELMALEAKHRGYTFPYLYDASQDVAKAFQAACTPDFFLYDNALRLVYRGQLDASRPGNETPVTGQDLRRAAAALVAGQAVPEPQIPSIGCNIKWRPAH
- the lpoB gene encoding penicillin-binding protein activator LpoB, with protein sequence MKKSTTLRLGSILSRRLGLAAVVAMTAVACTPSFQGEYADPAKAEIVDDKWNETDARKTAEHMIKGMLEKPWLEGYKSGHRNAKPVVVVMDVENRTDEHLDVKQLTDYIQDELINSGKVRFVNKESRQKILDELKYQQSGAVNKATAKKEGRAIGADFILSGNISSSVHQMDGLKTVNYQTNLTLTSIETQEIEWSTKYEVKKRFKRSGASW